The ANME-2 cluster archaeon genomic sequence GCCTGCGGGTACGGCCTCCCATGTGAGTGCAGGGGAGCGGTCCTCCCCATCACAGGTGTATTCGACTGGCAGGCTGGTGTCGGCTTTAAAGGCATCTGAAGATATTGAGATTTGCTCCATTATGGTCTCCTCTTCTGTTTGGTTGGATATACATCCTGAAAATAATACCAGTAGAGCGATAATCAAGAAGACCCTCAACAGACAACTCCTCCAAGTAAGTATTATGGGCTCCTTCTACCGGTTCTATACCTCATGCCACATATTCCATAAATCCTTTCGATGTGTACGAAACAGGTTTCCCATCTATGCATCCATTGACATCATATGTGCCGGTCAGTTCCCATATTACCAGATATTTGTCAACTCCGACCTGTACTGGAATCGGTGTGACATCTTCGGTCATAAAGCGAATACTCATGCTGTTTTCACCATCATTGGCATTGAGGACCGTACACATTGGAAACGAATTGTTCCGGAGTTCAGGTATTTGAGGCAGTTTTGCTATTCTGGAGTGCTGGATCTGTATCCCCTTATCCTCAAATCTCGCAATTATCTTTTTATTCTTCCATATATTCAGGACAGCCCCCCTTGATTTGGTATGCTCATTGTCGGTAACATTCCCAAAGCAAAATGCATATTTACCCACATCATTTCCATCCAAGTGGTTCTTGCTCTCGGTCGCCTGTCCCCAGTCCCATCCGATATCGTCCTGCCACAGCCAGTAACCCCAGTTGTGATCGTGGTAACCTTTTGTGTTTTTCAGTGTATATGTCTTTTCAAGTGCCGTTCCTTTCCTGGTGGTAAGTGTACCTGTTACTTTCATCATTGGTGACGCAACCAGCCAGTTGATCACCCTGTCCGGTCCATAGGGCGGTTCATAGGATGTATTAAAAAGCGGGGCTGGCTCAGTAAATGGTTTAAACATGGCATCGAAAACCGTCTGGCTATCAGCAGATTCGACATGTATACTAAACCGTATATGTTTTTTGTAACTTTCTGCCACAGAGAACACCGAGATGCTTTTTTGCCCCTAAACTCCTCTCTCTGTGCCCTCTGTGCCCTCTGTGGCAGTCATACAAAGTTCCAAATTATACTTGCGGAGAAGTATAAATTAAATATATCTAACTTTAATATTTTATGTTTCTAAAATATCATCAGATGTCACCATTATCCAGTATCCTTTACCAGGTTTAAAAATGGTCAAGTCGTTTCCAAAAGGCACAGATGGATCATACTTTTTCCACTGATCTGTAGTGTTGCTGGCATTATATGCCCAAACGATACTGTAATTGCCACTGATTGAAGATAGAGCCTCAACTACTGGCTGACTATCAAGAGAATTGTAGCCGATAAGGTTCCAGCTGATCTTTAAATCAATATCAGTTGACTCTGGTATAGTACCACTTATGGGCAATATGTCATCAGATGTCATCATTATCCAGTATCCTTTACCAGGTTCCATATTTATCAGGTCGTTTCCAAAGGGTACACCCGGATCGTACTTCTTCCAGTGGTCAGAAGTGTCGCTTGCGTTATATTCCCAGATTATGCTGTAATTGCCATTGATTGGAGACAGCAATGAAGTTATTCTAGTGTCTTCTGGCATCAAGGGTAGAGAAATCAGGTTCCAGCCAGTGTATAGATTAAGAGTTGTACCTGATGCTGGTAGTGTTGTTGCTGTATAGTTTGCCATTTCGTCATAGACGGTATTGCCTGCTGCATCACTTGCTGAGATATTCACAGTGTGGGTTCCGTTAATAGCTATTATAGTTCCCATCCATATGTCATCTCCATCATTGTCACTTAGAGGCAGATCGTCAGCTGTTACAGCTGTTACTTCGACATTATCCGTAGCATTTACGGTAACTAAAATATCATCACCGATATTCGGATCAGTCGTATTCAGTATAACAGAATTGATCACTGGATATGTGATGTCAGGGTCAGGGTCAATTCCATTCCACGGTTCCATTAGTGGATATTGATCCTGGGCACCAGCTGTGCCGCTGATGTTATATGGTGTATCACCAATACCATCGTTGTCTACATCTTCTCCATTATAATCCTCCCAGTAATTACCGCCTGAAGGATAACCATCATCCCATGAATTGGATTCACCATTATCATAAGCATTGTATTTATGATTATTTTTGAAATTGTTATGATAAATTAAGTTATTTAAAGAAGAATCAAGACGAATTCCATAACCATTTGTCGAAATATTGTTATTCACAAGTATTGATTTTTTAGCCCTGATTAGATAAATTCCATCATCAGCACTGTTTGTAACACTATTATTTTCTATTGTCACCATACCACCTGTACCGGCTATCTTACAATAGATTCCATCGCTGGAAATGCCAACATTATTATCTATCTTGTTATTCTTTAAAGTGGCACTCTTTTCTTCAGCAAGACTGATTAAAACTCCAGAGCCAGTATTGTCAGTAATGATATTGTCTTCCACTACAGCATTACCAGTAGCGGCACCTCCACCATAGATAATCCCGCCGCCATTTCCATCTATTGTACTGTTTCGAATTGTGAAGGCTTTTCCAGATTTGAAGTAAATACCTGATCTGGTATTATCTGTGATTGTAACATTCTCAACATTCAAATCTGAAGAATCTGCATAAAGCCCATAGCTACCTGAACTCCCAACACTGGAATCAGCAACAATAGACTCTGTTCTTCCACCGCGCAGATAAATGCCATACCGCCCGCTGCTTGTGACAGGATTATTTTCTATTGTCATTAGTCCGCCTGAATGTGCTATATAAACAGAAATCCCGTCACTGTAGCTGCCAGCATTATTATTGATCTTGTTATTCGCTACAGTGGCACTTTTTCTTTCAGCAAGACTGATTGAAACTCCGGAGCCAATATTGTTAGTAATGATATTGTCTTCTACTACAGCATCACCAGTAGCACTTCCACCATAGATAATCCCGCCGCCGTTTCCATCTATTGTACTGTTTCGAATTGTGAAGGCTTTTCCGGAATAGAAGTAAATACCTGATTTGGTATTGTCTATGATTGTGACATTCCCAACATTCAAATCTGAATAAATTGCATAAAGTCCACTGCCACTGGCATTTGTGATTGTAAATCCATTAACAATCACATCCGATGAACTTAATTTAATACAATTACCGCTTCTGTTACCATCGATTATTACATTAGCTTCATCTTGTCCTAATAATGTTAAAGATTTGGAGATTATTATATTCTCATGGTATCTTCCATTGTACACATAAATAGTATCTCCCGAAGAAGCAGCATCTACAGCAGCCTGTATAGTATTATAATCTGCAGGACCGTCATCATCTACTGTTATTACAGCCTCGTTGACTGGAAATATTGTTGCACTCGCACTTCCCGCAAGTAAAAAAATGCAAATAAATGCAATTGATAGCAGTATTGTATTTCTTTTATTCATATTTTAGTATCCTCCTTAATCTGTAAATTAATCTATAAACTGTGGTTTTTCGAGTGGTATTGAAACAGGGTCAACAGATGTATTGTCAGTATCATTAGATCCTGTAAACTGGGCGGTATCGTTACTGCTTTTATTCACAAAGTTTTCATCAGTTTTTTCCTGAATGGGGGATTTCGTAATTCAAGCTGATGTGGCAAGCACAAGAATGGCTAATATAAGAAGGGCAAGCCCGATTCTCAAATATTTCATATATAACTCCAATCTCCCGATTTTTTCGCATCCACTTTATAGTCATTCACTCACAGCGCTGCCGCGCCAGTCGTTCCCGTACAAATACCAGTCAGCAGCGTCGATATCCAGTTGTGAATTATGCTATTCCCGATACTTCTCACATTCTTTGCAAGAATATACTTTACACTACAACTCCTCTTTTTTTTCCATCTCACATCCCACAATGGAATTCGAATTATGAAATTGCGTAAATCCTGTTCTGAATATTTGATAAATCATAAAAACTCAAGGCACATTAATCTTTTGATTTTACCATAATATATTTATAAAATTATATCAACAATTTTATATGAACATGGTAAAAGACCAACAATGCCCGAAGAACACAGAGACTTTTTATTACTTACTGGGACGATTCAGAAAACCGCAGAGAGCGCGGAGGCACGCAGAGAAAAATAACAACACTCTGCGTCCTCTGCGGTGTATCTTTTTTGCCGCGATTCATTTATCTAGAATAAATTAAAAGTCTCAGAACACAATCGTAAAAGAATGACCCCCGGTTCGCGGCAGCTACATACTCAATCAGCGTTCGTATTTTCCTATCATCTCTCCCTGTGCCAGGATGTGCCCCGACATCGTGGCCTCAAGCTGGGATTTGGTAGCGCCGCTCTTTAAGCTGAGTGTAGTATCCAGGGCATACACTTTGAAGAAATACCTGTGTACCGTGCCCGGCGGCGGGCAGGGTCCGTTATAGCCGATCTTGCCAAAGTCGTTATTACCTTGCAGGCTGCCGTCGTCCAGGGTCTTGTTCTTTGGTACACCCAGGGGCAGTCCAGTGCTGTTGGCAGGAATGTTATAGATCACCAAGTGGACCCAGGTTTTGCCGGGGGCGTTCGGGTCGTCCACTATCATGGCGATGGACTGTGTGCCTGCGGGGACGGTGTCCCAGGACAGGTCGGGTGATACATCACTGCCATCACATGTGTATTCGGACGACAACATACCCCCGTTCTCAAATACGTCTGACGAAATCGATATTACATCCATATTTATCTCCTCCCCCACAGTCAATTCAACTGGCTCACTGGCTATGCATCCTGAAATAAGTACCAGCAGCACAAGAATAAAAAATATCCTCACGATGAAATCCTCCCTTACCAGACTTTCCTTTTCAAGTATTAATGCTTACCCTTCAACCGCTCCACCACAGCCTCAACCTGCTCCACAGCAGTCCCGATATACCCCTCCGGGTCCATAACACCCTCAATCTCCTCAGCACTGATAAACTCAGTCACCTCAGGCTGCGACATCAGTACCTCCTTCATATGCCTGCCCGACTCGCGGGCCTCCATGGTACTGGTCCTCACAATCTCATGTGCCTCCTGCCTGCCCAGAATCCGCTTAGCCAGCTCGATCATCACAGCCTCAACCATGTTCAGCCCTCCCATAAGTTCCAGATTGCGACTGATATTCTCATGATAGAAACGCAGGTTTGCAATAATATCCTCAGCCAGTTTCAGGATATGGTCTGTCAGTACGCAGGTCTCGGGAAAGATCACACGCTCACTTGAACTGTTGGTCAGGTCCCGCTCATCCCACAGCGTATTGTTCAGCAGTTCAGGCTCAACCATTGCCCTGACTATCCGGGCCAGACCGCATACCTGCTCACTCTGAAATCAATATAACACACTTAGCATCCAGAACCAGATTGGGCGCACATGAATACGTATCCCGTCCTGTATAATATCATCATATTCACTATCGGTCAGTATCAAACTATCTTCAAGTCCATATTGTTGAGCTGCATCTGACAGAGCATTGATCTCTCTTTTTTGAGTTTTAGGATCTGCAAGTGATTCTGTGACCTGTATGGCGTTGGTTATGTCCAATCCTTCTTTTATTAAAAAATCACATTCAACTCCAGTTCTGGAATTTTTGTGGTAATAGATATCGCTGTTCCTTCTTTTAAGTTCAATAAACACGGTATTTTCAAGGAGACGACCATAATTCCTGGAAAATCTGAATCCTGCTGAACACGCAAGTCCAGTATCTAAACAGTATGTTTTTGACTTGGTTTTGATCTGTTCTTTATAAGAGTATGAATACTGTCTTAAATAGAAGAAAAGATACGCCTGTTCAAGGTCAAAGAGGTATTCCTGTATAGTATTAACAGAAGAATTGAATGTCTTTGCCAAGTTGTTTATGGAATATGTCTTTGCAGTGTTTGTTGCCAGAAATATTGCCATTTCTTTTACCAATCTGGCATTCCTTATGTTAAAACGCACAACTATATCCTTAAATATTATATTTTCAATATATTCATTCAGCCTGCCATATGGCTTTGTTTCATCAAGGAACTCCGGTATTGAACCAAAATCTACATACATATTGAACAACTGTTTTATCTCATTTTTCTGAGATTCAAGAGTGAAATATGAACTTGCGTTTATTTTCACATTATGATAGTGGAGATATTCTCCAAATGAAAAAGGATATACAGTCAATGTTGAGGTCCTGCCTGTCACTAGTGTCCCAAGCTCCTTTGACAATAGTTTTGAATTTGAACCGGTTATGATGAATTTTATTTTTACTTTTGCATCCCTGTCATATTCTGTTCGCAAGAAATGTTCAAAACCCCCTATATTCTGTATTTCGTCTATGAAAAAGTAGATATTCTTTTTTGGATTTATATTCTCTTTATACGTTTCAAGTACTGCACTTAAAAGTTCAAGTGAATGGTGGGGATACAGCCTGTAATCCTCAAGATTCAGGTATAATACCTGTTCTCTGCCGATCCCTTTCTCTATCATCTTACTGATTGTCTGTTTTAATAATACTGTTTTTCCGGTCCTTCTTGGACCTGTTATAATGGTTATTGATTTTGAATAGAGCAAATCTTTCATCCTGACCATGTAATGCTCTCGTTCGATATACTCTTCATTAGTAAAATCTTTGAACCAGTAATTCTGGTCTCTCAGGATTTCAAATATCAGGCTCTTTTTAAGCATCAATATCACATAGCAACAAAATTATTTAAACTTTATCACTATACTGATATATTTAATTTTGATTTGCATCACCATAGTGATACAAAATATGATAAATCATATCAACATAGTGATATGATTTGAAAAACCTTTATGTGCAATAAATAGATATTCATCTGCAGTTAGTTTTCTATTAATTGTTATGCAGCAGACTATACTTCATCACTCGCTGTTTCATATTAATGCCTACCCCCTCAACCGAACCACCACAGCCTCAACCTGTTCCACCGCAGTCCCGATATACCCCTCCGGGTCCATAACGCCCTCAATCTCTCCAGCACTAATAAACTCAGTCACCTCAGGCCGTGACATCAGTACCTCCTTCATGTGCCTGCCAGACTCGCGGGCCTCCATTGCACTGGTCCTCACAATCTCATGCGCCTCCTGCCTGCCCACACCCCGCTTTGCCAGCTCGATCATCACAGCCTCACCCATATTCAGCCCACCCATTAGCTCCAGGTTGCGCTTGATATTCTCAGGGAAGAACCTTAGATTTGCAATAATACCCTCAGCCAGTTTCAGGATATGGTCTGTCAGTACGCAGGTCTCGGGAAAGATCACACGCTCGCAGGAACTGTTGGTCAGGTCCCGCTCATCCCACAGCGTATTGTTCAGCAGTTCAGGCTCCACCATAGCCCTGACAATTCTGGCCAGACCGCATACTTGCTCGCTCTTAATAGGATTGCGCTTGTGAGGCATGGTGGACGAACCCACCTGCTTCTTGCCAAAACTCTCCTCTATTTCTGCGATCTCGCTGCGCTGCAGAGAGCGGAATTCCACGCATATCTTATCCAGGGTAGTGACCGTGTTTGCCATCCACATCACAAACTCAGCATGCCTGTCCCGCTGTATGATCTGGGTGGACACCTCCACACTGCCCAGGCCCAGGTATTCCATAGTACGCCGCTGTACCTCAATACCGTCCGCTCCGAAGGCAGCCTGGGTACCTACAGCACCCGTCATCTGTCCCACTGCGGCCCTGGGCTCAAGTTCGTCCAGCCTTGTGAGGTGCCTGTCCATTTCGCTGGCCCAGACTGCGAAGCGCAGACCGTAGGTGGTAGGCACTCCTATCTGCCCGTGTGTCCTGCCGACACAGACCGTGGTTTTGTGCTTATCTGCCATTTCAACAAGAGCATCCCTGACAGCTATGGTCTTGCTGCGCAGCAGGGCTATACTTTCCTTTATCTGCAAGGCAAGCTGGGTATCAAGCATATCATTGGAAGTGGCACCGAAATGAACCCATTTACCTGCTGTCCCACACTGCTCTGACATTGCCATGACCACAGCCATCATATCGTGGTGTATCTCGTCCTCTATCTCATTGACCCGTTCAAGTTTCACACAATCCACTGCTGCTGCAATGGTATCGGCCGCATCCCCTGGTATCATGCCCACATCAGCTTCAGCCCTGGCCAGGGCTGCCTCTACCTGGAGTAATTTTATAAGTTTAGATTCCTCACTCCATACCTGCTTCATTTCAGCAGTACCGTAACGAAATTCAATTGGATGTATTGCCATTTTTCCTTCACCTGCAACCGGATAACGTGGTTAATTAACATAAATGCTGTCCATTAACAAAAAAATCACAGGAATAGCCGATGATTTATATGATTAGGTTTATAAAGTACTACTGCCAAATTTGAAATAAATTTTATCATAAATATCTACAATTTCAAGTCTGAAAAAAAATATTGACGTGAAATCATGAGGAAAATAAAATTATCTTTCATTTTCATCACAATCATGCTGTGCTTTGTTTCTTCAGCCACAGCCGATGATTTACCCAGTGTGACCGCCCTGTTCCAGTTGACCAATAGTTCGATGGAGGAATATGACCCTTCCTGGTCCCCTGATGATTCGGAGCTCGTCTATACTGTGGACGGGCGCTATGGCTATGAATTGTGGATTATGGATCTGGACGGTTCCAATCAGGTTATGCATCTCCAAAGTACTGATTGGCTGGGCCAGTCCGACTGGGGAGAAAAAGGAATACTATATACCTCCCAGTATTCCTTCAAGCGCGACCGCCACCATGACATTTGGATCGCCGAAGGTGAAGGTGTCATACCCAGGCAATTAAGCATCAACAAAACCGACCAGCAGAACCCTTCCTGGAACCATAACAATACGAAGATACTTTTCCAGGGCAGGGTCAACTATGATCATGAGATCTGGACCATGGAGCCTGATACTTCAAACATCACCAGGTTGACCTTTTACCAGGCAATAGTCGAGAAACCAACATGGAGTCCTGATAGTTCCAGGATTGTTTATTCATTCAATGGCGATCTCTGGGTAATGAACGCTGACGGCTCTAATAATATCCAGCTTACCAATGACAGTTATGAACAACTCGACCCGGCATGGAGTCCCTGCGGAAAATGGATCGCCTATTCCTCTAATGAGAACGGCGATTTTGACATACGTATTATCAGGCCGGACGGTAATAATAATACGACCCTGATCCAGGAATCCAGGGACCAGACCCAGCCTGACTGGAGCCATGACGGTACAAAGCTGGCATACACCACGTACCAGGACCTGAACTTGGATGTATGGGCTGCAGCCATATATATAGATCCTGAAAACTACACACCACCCACGCCCACACCATTAAAGACCCAGATCGTGATAGATGAGGAGGCAGAAAGCAACATTTCCAGATTGGTGATCCTGGGAGGCGCAATTGTAATCCTGGTCATAATAGTATTTATAAGCAAGATAATTAAGGGAATGAGAAAAAAGTAGATAAAGGAATTAATTAATATTAATTAATATTAATTAATTTTAATTAATTTTAATTAATTTTAATTAATCCATCATAAGCCGGGAGAGACTGCTCCTGGCATCTTCGATTTCATCATTTGACAAGTTCAGGTTACTATTGCGGGTTATAATTGACAGACTATTCCCGCTTGTCTTTCCAAGTACTGTACAATCAATACCTGACATCATATCCAGCACTTTATCAGGTTCACTGGTGGTGATGACCATCCTGCCGTATGACTCCGAGAACAGGGCATCATCGTCCCTTGCACATATACCTGTAATATCAATTTCTGCGCCTATCTGTTCAACCATCTCGCACAGCGTAACTGCCAGCCCGCCGTTTGATATGTCATGAGCAGATGTTATAAGACCTGCTTCCACGGCACGTATCAGTGTATCGATGACAGTATCAATATTCTCAGGCAATCCGGGCGTAACGCCATTGTTGTCCAGCCCAAGCATGGAATAATACTCACTTGCCCCAAGCTCGTCCTTTGTATCACCCACAAGTATCACGGTCTCATCCGGTTGCCGGAAGGTACCTGCAGGAATGGTCCCCAGGTCCCTGACCCACCCGACCATGCCAATGCTTGGTGTGGGTGCAATGGCACTCCCAAACTCGTCACTCTCATTGTAGAAAGATACATTTCCACCTACCACAGGCGTCTTCAATTTCCTTGCAGCATCGCCCAGTCCCAATGATGCCTGCTTGAACTGGTAAAATATCTCAGAGCGCTCAGGGTTCCCGAAGTTCAGGCAGTCCACCAGTGCTATGGGTCTGGCTCCCACAGCAGCAAGGTTCATGGCATTCTCTATAACTGTACCAGCCCCGCCGTTGTAGGGGTCAGCCTCAACATGGGCAGGATTGCAGCCGCAGGACAGGGCAAGTCCCTGGGTATCATCAATGATCCGCAGTACACCTGCGTCCATACCCGGCCTGATCAAGGTGCGCAACTGCACTTCATGGTCATACTGCCTGTATACCCACTCCTTGGAAGCGATATTGGGTCTGGCGAGCAGTTTTAAGATGATGTCCTTTATATCTTCAGACACGGGCGGTTTTTCAGCATTCCTCTCAACAGCAGGCGGTATAAAGTCCATCTCGGACGTGGGTGCGCCGCCGCACAGGAACAGTATTGGCATATCTGCTACTATTTCGCCCTTATACTTAACCACATACTGGGTTTCCTGTGTGAGTTCACCTATCAGGTTGGCCTTGAGGTCGTATTTGTCTGCTATTGCCAGCACCTTATCTACATTACCGGGCTCTACTTCCAGTACCATGCGCTCCTGGGATTCTGATATCATTATCTCAAAAGGTGTCAGGGTCTCATCTCTCAGGTGAACATTATCAGCAATAATATGAGCGCCCAGTTCGCCATTGGCTGCCATCTCGCTGCTGGCTCCTACCAGACCTGCGGCTCCAAGGTCACGACATGCCAGTACCAATCCCATATCAATGGCTTCAAGAGTGGCTTCCATGACAAGTTTCTCTGCGAACGGGTCGCCTATCTGGACACTGTGCCGTTCCTCTGATTCCGATTCCTCGCTTAAGTCCCTTGATGCAAAGGACGCACCGCCCATCCCGTCCCTGCCAGTGGACGAACCCATTAGCACCAGCTTGTTGCCAGCCTTCTGGGCAGTGGCAGTAACGATCTTATCCTCGCGGGCCAGGCCTACACATACCACATTCACCAGAGGGTTACCGCTAAAACTTTCATGGAAATATGCCTCTCCCCGCACCACAGGTACGCCAATACAGTTCCCGTACCCTGCAATGCCCATTATC encodes the following:
- a CDS encoding YbhB/YbcL family Raf kinase inhibitor-like protein — encoded protein: MDVISISSDVFENGGMLSSEYTCDGSDVSPDLSWDTVPAGTQSIAMIVDDPNAPGKTWVHLVIYNIPANSTGLPLGVPKNKTLDDGSLQGNNDFGKIGYNGPCPPPGTVHRYFFKVYALDTTLSLKSGATKSQLEATMSGHILAQGEMIGKYER
- a CDS encoding ATP-binding protein → MLKKSLIFEILRDQNYWFKDFTNEEYIEREHYMVRMKDLLYSKSITIITGPRRTGKTVLLKQTISKMIEKGIGREQVLYLNLEDYRLYPHHSLELLSAVLETYKENINPKKNIYFFIDEIQNIGGFEHFLRTEYDRDAKVKIKFIITGSNSKLLSKELGTLVTGRTSTLTVYPFSFGEYLHYHNVKINASSYFTLESQKNEIKQLFNMYVDFGSIPEFLDETKPYGRLNEYIENIIFKDIVVRFNIRNARLVKEMAIFLATNTAKTYSINNLAKTFNSSVNTIQEYLFDLEQAYLFFYLRQYSYSYKEQIKTKSKTYCLDTGLACSAGFRFSRNYGRLLENTVFIELKRRNSDIYYHKNSRTGVECDFLIKEGLDITNAIQVTESLADPKTQKREINALSDAAQQYGLEDSLILTDSEYDDIIQDGIRIHVRPIWFWMLSVLY
- a CDS encoding adenylosuccinate lyase, which codes for MAIHPIEFRYGTAEMKQVWSEESKLIKLLQVEAALARAEADVGMIPGDAADTIAAAVDCVKLERVNEIEDEIHHDMMAVVMAMSEQCGTAGKWVHFGATSNDMLDTQLALQIKESIALLRSKTIAVRDALVEMADKHKTTVCVGRTHGQIGVPTTYGLRFAVWASEMDRHLTRLDELEPRAAVGQMTGAVGTQAAFGADGIEVQRRTMEYLGLGSVEVSTQIIQRDRHAEFVMWMANTVTTLDKICVEFRSLQRSEIAEIEESFGKKQVGSSTMPHKRNPIKSEQVCGLARIVRAMVEPELLNNTLWDERDLTNSSCERVIFPETCVLTDHILKLAEGIIANLRFFPENIKRNLELMGGLNMGEAVMIELAKRGVGRQEAHEIVRTSAMEARESGRHMKEVLMSRPEVTEFISAGEIEGVMDPEGYIGTAVEQVEAVVVRLRG
- the purL gene encoding phosphoribosylformylglycinamidine synthase subunit PurL → MLPEDDYKKIAERLGREPTEVEQGCFLNLWSEHCSYRSSSAILKTFTTTGERVIIGPGDDAAIVRLEDGWVMAIGMESHNHPSYVDPYNGAATGVGGIVRDIISMGARPIALMDPLYFGPLDNEKNRYLFEHVIMGIAGYGNCIGVPVVRGEAYFHESFSGNPLVNVVCVGLAREDKIVTATAQKAGNKLVLMGSSTGRDGMGGASFASRDLSEESESEERHSVQIGDPFAEKLVMEATLEAIDMGLVLACRDLGAAGLVGASSEMAANGELGAHIIADNVHLRDETLTPFEIMISESQERMVLEVEPGNVDKVLAIADKYDLKANLIGELTQETQYVVKYKGEIVADMPILFLCGGAPTSEMDFIPPAVERNAEKPPVSEDIKDIILKLLARPNIASKEWVYRQYDHEVQLRTLIRPGMDAGVLRIIDDTQGLALSCGCNPAHVEADPYNGGAGTVIENAMNLAAVGARPIALVDCLNFGNPERSEIFYQFKQASLGLGDAARKLKTPVVGGNVSFYNESDEFGSAIAPTPSIGMVGWVRDLGTIPAGTFRQPDETVILVGDTKDELGASEYYSMLGLDNNGVTPGLPENIDTVIDTLIRAVEAGLITSAHDISNGGLAVTLCEMVEQIGAEIDITGICARDDDALFSESYGRMVITTSEPDKVLDMMSGIDCTVLGKTSGNSLSIITRNSNLNLSNDEIEDARSSLSRLMMD